A stretch of the Fusarium musae strain F31 chromosome 2, whole genome shotgun sequence genome encodes the following:
- a CDS encoding hypothetical protein (EggNog:ENOG41), whose protein sequence is MLTNWFSQPAGTRSSTDDPRGPDAEDDTLVMEPDQGNVLSHIISQLRPGADLSRVVLPTFILEPRSMLERITNFMCHPEMLLQIPSIDDPVERFVSVVKFYLSGWHIRPPGVKKPLNPILGEIFTCYWDFEDGKRAYYISEQTSHHPPKSSYFYMAPDHHIRIDGTLKPRSRFLGNSAASLMEGIAFLSLLNRGKDAAKGEQ, encoded by the exons ATGTTGACAAACTGGTTCTCGCAACCTGCAGGCACTCGCTCCTCTACCGATGACCCTCGTGGTCCTGACGCTGAGGATGACACCCTAGTGATGGAGCCCGATCAGGGCAATG TCCTCTCCCATATTATCTCTCAACTGCGACCCGGGGCCGATCTGAGTCGTGTCGTTCTTCCCACCTTCATTCTCGAACCCCGCAGTATGCTCGAGCGCATCACGAA CTTCATGTGCCACCCCGAAATGCTCCTTCAGATTCCATCCATAGACGACCCCGTCGAGCGCTTTGTATCCGTAGTCAAGTTCTACCTCAGTGGTTGGCATATTCGTCCTCC AGGCGTCAAGAAACCCCTGAACCCTATCCTGGGTGAGATATTCACTTGCTACTGGGATTTTGAGGATGGAAAGCGCGCATATTACATCTCTGAACAGACTTCCCACCACCCACCCAAGTCGAGTTACTTCTACATGGCCCCAGACCACCATATTCGTATTGACGGAACTCTTAAGCCTCGGAGTCGTTTCTTGGGAAATTCTGCCGCCAGTCTGATGGAGGGTATTGCATTTCTGAGTTTGCTGAACCGCGGAAAGGACGCTGCAAAGGGGGAGCAATAG
- a CDS encoding hypothetical protein (BUSCO:EOG09260JJW~MEROPS:MER0001156), with amino-acid sequence MLSSRGNRLWICNRCVRHTAKPPQRRWNSITSAVAQVISPSRLVDHTTSTNHDDTVLRNLFDAPTGRTFPKFSLKKSQGLFKNRYLTSPDGFQQFAQKNLERAKNIVDKVLSASSVHEYRAVVRDLDRLSDLLCRVLDLADFVRMTHPDSRFQEAAANAWGMVYQYMNQLNTMTGLSDQLSQALSIPEVTKVWSEEERTVALQLKLDFMKSAVNLPKASRDRFVDLSSRISEIGSAFAQGMQPARKQITLPAYKFYGLYPGIAATLKVRQNITLPTLSSDAIGALQSVHDEETRKEIYLAQRTASRETVMYLEAMLKLRGELAELAGFESYGHMALKDRMMAKTPASVMEFLLALRNNNTPVVQAELQELVLKKRDRLNLPDVPLQAWDKDFYMEKIRVDLRSRQRQEDQLNAFFSVGTVIQGLSRLFDRLYGIRLVLRETLPGETWHPEVKRLDVVTDKGQLIAVLYCDLFHRPQKSGNPAHFTVRCSREILPEEVAEVAADYDSTGPSFESPEMAANDGMETSSADGVLKQLPTIALVCDFQPSENSKEPSLLSYQSVETLFHEMGHAIHSILARTSFQNVSGTRCATDFAELPSTLMEHFAADPTVLSLFARHWKSDRPLPYELVAERIGLTKRFEGLETENQIILAMVDQAYHASAMRDADFNSTAVFHDIKARFAHGPRDPPNTCWQGFFGHLHSYGSTYYSYLFDRVLAERVWRVVFKAGENGGAINRENGERLKENLLKWGGGRDPWTCLADTLQDERLAPGDEKSMALVGSWGIKDDHHP; translated from the coding sequence ATGCTGAGTTCGAGGGGCAACCGCCTCTGGATCTGTAATAGATGTGTTCGACACACGGCCAAACCTCCACAACGGCGATGGAACTCTATTACCTCCGCAGTAGCCCAGGTCATCTCGCCAAGCAGACTGGTCGATCACACCACGAGCACGAATCACGATGATACTGTTTTACGCAACTTATTCGACGCCCCCACGGGCAGAACCTTCCCCAAGttcagcttgaagaagagccaaGGTCTCTTCAAGAACCGATACCTCACCAGCCCTGATGGTTTCCAACAGTTCGCTCAGAAGAACCTCGAGCGGGCAAAAAATATCGTCGATAAAGTCCTCAGTGCATCCTCCGTACATGAGTACCGTGCGGTGGTCCGCGATCTTGATCGGCTTAGCGACCTATTATGCCGTGTACTGGACCTTGCAGATTTCGTTCGTATGACGCATCCAGATAGCCGGTTCCAGGAAGCGGCTGCCAATGCATGGGGTATGGTATATCAGTATATGAACCAACTTAACACCATGACTGGCCTCAGTGATCAGTTAAGTCAGGCGCTATCTATCCCCGAAGTTACAAAGGTGTGgtcggaagaagagagaactGTGGCTTTGCAACTCAAGTTGGACTTCATGAAATCTGCTGTGAATTTGCCAAAGGCTTCACGAGACAGATTCGTGGATCTGTCCTCGCGTATCAGCGAAATAGGATCGGCTTTTGCACAGGGAATGCAACCAGCAAGAAAACAAATTACCCTCCCAGCTTATAAGTTCTATGGCCTCTACCCAGGCATCGCAGCCACGCTCAAAGTACGACAGAACATCACGCTACCCACTCTGAGCTCAGATGCAATTGGAGCACTTCAAAGTGTGCATGACGAGGAGACTCGCAAAGAAATCTACCTGGCCCAACGAACTGCGTCTCGGGAGACTGTTATGTACCTCGAGGCAATGTTAAAGCTGAGAGGTGAGCTCGCAGAACTTGCAGGTTTCGAAAGTTATGGTCACATGGCCCTGAAGGACCGCATGATGGCCAAAACTCCTGCGTCTGTAATGGAGTTTCTCCTTGCTCTAAGAAATAATAACACACCGGTAGTCCAGGCCGAACTGCAAGAACTGGTTCTGAAGAAACGAGACAGACTCAACCTTCCAGACGTCCCACTCCAAGCATGGgataaagatttttatatgGAGAAAATCAGAGTTGACCTTAGATCTAGACAGCGGCAAGAAGATCAGCTCAACGCATTTTTTTCTGTCGGGACTGTCATACAAGGTCTATCAAGACTCTTTGATCGGCTTTATGGTATCCGTCTTGTGTTGCGGGAGACTCTTCCTGGTGAGACATGGCACCCAGAAGTGAAACGACTTGATGTTGTCACTGATAAGGGGCAACTGATTGCTGTTCTCTACTGCGATTTGTTTCATCGTCCACAAAAGTCCGGCAATCCCGCACATTTCACAGTCAGATGTTCCCGGGAGATCCTCCCTGAGGAGGTAGCAGAGGTCGCTGCTGATTATGACAGCACTGGGCCAAGTTTCGAATCACCCGAGATGGCAGCCAACGATGGCATGGAGACTTCCTCCGCGGACGGTGTACTGAAGCAGCTGCCTACTATTGCACTTGTCTGTGATTTTCAGCCAAGTGAGAACTCCAAGGAGCCCTCTTTGCTATCCTACCAGTCTGTCGAGACCCTGTTCCACGAAATGGGCCATGCTATTCACTCTATTCTTGCACGAACTAGCTTCCAGAATGTCTCTGGGACTCGTTGTGCGACCGACTTTGCTGAGCTGCCATCGACACTTATGGAGCACTTCGCTGCTGATCCCACTGTCCTATCTCTCTTTGCACGTCACTGGAAGTCGGATCGGCCTTTACCTTACGAACTCGTTGCTGAGAGAATTGGGTTGACTAAGCGATTCGAAGGCTTGGAAACGGAGAACCAGATTATTCTTGCAATGGTGGACCAGGCCTACCATGCCTCAGCTATGCGCGATGCAGATTTTAACTCAACCGCTGTGTTCCATGACATCAAGGCTCGTTTTGCCCATGGTCCTCGAGATCCGCCAAATACTTGCTGGCAGGGATTCTTTGGCCACCTGCATAGTTACGGAAGTACCTACTATAGTTATCTCTTTGACCGTGTACTCGCCGAGCGTGTTTGGCGCGTTGTGTTCAAGGCTGGTGAGAACGGAGGTGCCATCAATCGCGAAAACGGAGAGCGGTTGAAGGAGAACCTGCTAAAATGGGGAGGCGGCAGGGACCCTTGGACTTGTCTCGCCGATACGCTTCAGGATGAGAGACTCGCACCTGGTGACGAGAAATCCATGGCCTTGGTTGGGAGCTGGGGAATAAAGGATGACCACCACCCATAG
- a CDS encoding hypothetical protein (BUSCO:EOG092628FW), producing MATEVKRVPIPRRGVDYRGKVVLAPMVRSGELPSRLLALKYGADLVWGPETVDYSMIGTSRRFDEDSRTIEWYRLSSHGQKDPPPDAKESIIYRMLPEVEKDKLIFQIGTSDPDRAVAAARLVAADVAGIDVNAGCPKPFSTSGGMGAALLKTPDKLCAILEALVKNITPEFEIGISVKIRLLDTAAETEALVRRLCATGITGLTIHCRTTPMRPRERAIRGQLRMVAEVCHEYGVACLMNGDVENRDQGLQLAKEFGADGAMIAVAAEKNPSCFRSVADGGLASWEEVVDHYVKTAIDVDNRFGNTKFLLSNMVPGKSKSYQPMNQSKNYKSLCEALSLGKHLESARIIDSKRGLDQPLQGKAAEKAAKKAAKRANAQADSLPGKSERENEQKRKRRMSDNRPLKQVKTSEPAPVATAV from the exons ATGGCTACAGAAGTCAAGCGAGTACCCATTCCCCGACGGGGTGTAGATTACCGTGGCAAGGTTGTCCTTGCGCCCATGGTTCGCTCAGGAGAGCTTCCATCAAGACTTTTGGCTCTCAAGTATGGCGCGGATCTTGTCTGGG GTCCTGAAACTGTGGATTACTCTATGATTGGAACTTCTCGTCGATTTGATGAAGACTCAAGAACGATAGAGTGGTATCGTCTCTCATCCCATGGCCAGAAGGACCCTCCTCCGGATGCCAAGGAGAGCATTATCTACAGAATGCTGCCAGAGGTTGAAAAAGACAAGCTTATCTTCCAAATCGGTACATCGGATCCCGATCGTGCAGTAGCAGCCGCTAGGCTGGTGGCCGCAGATGTTGCCGGCATCGATGTCAACGCTGGTTGCCCAAAGCCCTTCAGCACTAGCGGAGGGATGGGTGCcgcccttctcaagactcCAGATAAACTATGCGCTattcttgaagctctcgtTAAGAATATTACCCCTGAATTTGAGATTGGAATCAGCGTTAAGATCCGACTCCTCGACACCGCAGCGGAAACAGAGGCACTCGTTCGCCGTCTTTGTGCGACAGGCATTACAGGACTAACTATCCATTGCCGGACGACACCTATGAGACCCAGAGAGCGGGCTATTAGAGGGCAGCTACGTATGGTTGCAGAAGTCTGCCATGAGTATGGTGTTGCCTGCTTGATGAATGGCGACGTTGAGAATAGGGACCAAGGTCTCCAGCTCGCCAAAGAGTTCGGTGCGGACGGTGCGATGATTGCAGTCGCGGCTGAAAAGAACCCAAGCTGCTTCAGGAGTGTAGCAGATGGCGGGCTGGCATCCTGGGAAGAAGTTGTCGATCATTATGTGAAGACTGCGATCGATGTTGACAACCGGTTCGGCAACACCAAGTTCCTGCTCTCAAACATGGTCCCTGGAAAGTCAAAATCTTACCAACCAATGAACCAGTCCAAGAATTATAAGAGCCTCTGCGAGGCGCTGTCCCTTGGAAAACACCTCGAGTCCGCTCGCATTATAGATAGCAAGCGAGGGCTGGATCAGCCTCTGCAGGGGAAAGCTGCCGAGAAGGCCGCAAAGAAGGCTGCAAAGAGGGCCAATGCACAGGCTGATTCACTGCCAGGGAAGTCAGAAAGAGAAAACGAACAGAAGCGCAAGCGGAGAATGTCTGATAACAGACCCTTGAAGCAGGTGAAGACATCTGAACCCGCACCAGTTGCAACGGCTGTTTAG